A genomic window from Blattabacterium cuenoti includes:
- a CDS encoding hemolysin family protein, with translation MGFHISIVFITILISAFFSGMEMALISSNLFKIELEKKKGSFRSKLLSISIQKYKTFITTMLIGNTISLVIYGIYMEKLFIYILPKSFLNHDNFFYILLLESIISAIIILIFGEYIPKLIFRIYSNELLSLFIIPVYFIYKIFYPITNFIIWITNTFLNFFGEKKDDKKKIFDKEDLIYFISENIKNNIQGIVESEVEIFHQALVFSEKKAKDCMVHRKEIISLNILNISTIDKIRYKFTEKGLSKIVIYKNNIDNIIGYIHYLDILKKPKNIEYIILPVELVHDTTPVREIMDLLIKKKKSIAIVLDEYGGTAGMITIEDILEEFLGDIKDEHDEIKFIDKKLNDNEFLFSARLEIDFLNTKYKLNLPKSEEYETLGGLIVNYIGYLPKDGEKIIINDILYIEVNKVYKNKIEEVFLRKKNYK, from the coding sequence ATGGGGTTTCATATTAGTATAGTGTTTATTACTATACTTATATCTGCTTTTTTTTCCGGAATGGAAATGGCTCTTATTTCTTCTAATTTATTCAAAATAGAATTAGAAAAAAAGAAAGGATCTTTTCGTTCTAAATTACTTTCTATAAGTATTCAAAAGTATAAAACATTTATAACTACTATGTTAATAGGAAATACTATATCGTTAGTTATATATGGAATATATATGGAAAAATTATTTATATATATTTTACCAAAAAGTTTTTTAAATCATGATAATTTTTTTTATATTTTACTTTTAGAAAGTATAATTTCTGCAATTATTATTCTTATATTTGGAGAATATATCCCTAAACTAATTTTTAGGATATATTCTAATGAATTATTAAGTTTATTTATTATTCCTGTATATTTTATATATAAAATATTTTATCCTATTACTAATTTTATTATATGGATTACTAATACTTTTTTAAATTTTTTTGGTGAAAAAAAAGATGATAAAAAAAAAATTTTTGATAAAGAAGATTTAATTTATTTTATATCAGAAAATATAAAAAACAATATTCAAGGAATAGTAGAATCAGAAGTAGAAATATTTCATCAAGCTTTGGTTTTTTCTGAAAAAAAAGCAAAAGATTGTATGGTTCATAGAAAAGAAATTATTTCTTTAAATATATTAAATATATCTACTATTGATAAAATACGTTATAAATTTACGGAAAAAGGATTATCAAAAATAGTGATTTATAAAAATAATATAGATAATATTATAGGATATATTCATTATTTAGATATTTTAAAAAAACCTAAAAATATTGAATATATTATTCTTCCTGTAGAATTAGTTCATGATACTACACCTGTGCGAGAAATTATGGATCTTTTAATTAAAAAAAAAAAAAGTATAGCAATTGTATTAGATGAATATGGTGGAACGGCTGGAATGATAACTATAGAAGATATTTTAGAGGAATTTCTTGGAGATATAAAGGATGAACATGATGAAATAAAATTTATTGATAAAAAATTAAATGATAATGAATTTTTATTTTCAGCTCGTTTAGAAATTGATTTTTTAAATACAAAATATAAATTAAATCTTCCAAAATCTGAAGAATATGAAACTTTAGGAGGTTTAATTGTTAATTATATCGGGTATCTTCCTAAAGATGGAGAAAAAATAATTATTAATGATATTTTATATATTGAAGTAAACAAAGTATATAAAAATAAAATAGAAGAGGTTTTTCTTAGAAAAAAAAATTATAAATGA
- a CDS encoding twin-arginine translocase TatA/TatE family subunit: MITFLFISIEESFLIIIIAIILFGPKKIPEIARMMGEGVRFLKNAKNKIYNEIIQNSFDKKHITEKKHIFFKKKEKLNSIKRN; encoded by the coding sequence ATGATAACATTTTTATTTATTAGTATTGAAGAAAGTTTTTTAATTATTATTATAGCTATAATTTTGTTTGGTCCAAAAAAAATACCAGAAATTGCTCGTATGATGGGTGAAGGTGTTAGATTTTTAAAAAATGCTAAAAATAAAATTTATAATGAAATTATTCAAAATAGTTTTGATAAAAAACATATAACAGAAAAAAAACATATTTTTTTTAAAAAAAAAGAAAAATTAAATTCTATAAAACGTAATTAA
- a CDS encoding peptidylprolyl isomerase has translation MSFLEKIRKNTWILFLFIGIFLISFILDPNILIKLFIKDYNNIIGKVNGENISIKEYINTFQFLKRFNQSDSDVDLKNKAWKLLINEKLLNQQALKLGLESTKKDFWNAISKQSIYSYVLDFQDNNGFFDLNKFKIYLKNLEKKLQYNNSQIEDEKNIWLYEKNNIPKRILSQKYIEMLMYGLNTSLVEAELNFKNKNYNTIIDYIFIPYSEIEKKYNLLKINYFDIKNYIHKHKFLFHKENLRNLSFVIIRSKPSLNDKKNMKKKMSILFNKLKNTHNDYDLVENYSEKSFDSHYYFKKDLPVFLQNFVIKNNNIGNILGPIEKDNIYIIAKIIGKKKISESVLSSHILISHKDAIRTSNHRTKKEAEKIAKKLYKFIKKNPDKFNSLVKEKSEDIINAKNHKGNLGWLRYEDQKYIGPFNIFNSEKKQGMIQLTETKFGYHIVRIDKKSPPNTAYKFAVIIKTLNTSNKTENFINKNVKNFLLEIKNYTINTFINQARKKKYETLYLRTINNNQWKIDGLNTDVDKEIINWSFEKKRKEGDSNVFYSSNKDSIIVYLSKIKQRGFNIEKIKNDIIPLIRRKKIEKILSYKKFNFEKLEKIANFFSKKIEKNYKINFYNSIINHDKEPKIVGFASSFKTEKTSKPLLGKKGIFFIKVLKHSSYTKKPSYLFYEIETLNTFLRKNILELVGKVLINKSRIEDYRNIKKF, from the coding sequence ATGAGTTTTTTAGAAAAAATTAGAAAAAATACATGGATTTTATTTTTATTTATAGGAATTTTTTTAATTTCCTTCATATTAGATCCTAATATTTTAATTAAATTATTTATAAAAGATTATAATAATATAATAGGAAAAGTAAATGGAGAAAATATTTCTATAAAAGAATATATAAATACTTTTCAATTTTTAAAAAGATTTAATCAGTCTGATTCAGATGTTGATTTAAAAAATAAAGCTTGGAAATTATTAATAAATGAAAAATTATTGAATCAACAAGCTTTAAAATTAGGATTAGAAAGTACTAAAAAAGATTTTTGGAATGCTATATCTAAACAATCTATATATAGTTATGTCTTAGATTTTCAAGATAATAATGGTTTTTTTGATTTAAATAAATTTAAAATTTATTTAAAAAATTTAGAAAAAAAATTACAATATAATAATTCTCAAATTGAAGATGAAAAAAATATTTGGTTATATGAAAAAAATAATATACCAAAAAGAATTCTTTCTCAAAAATATATAGAAATGTTAATGTATGGATTAAATACATCTTTAGTAGAAGCAGAATTAAATTTTAAAAATAAAAATTATAATACTATTATTGATTATATTTTTATTCCTTATTCAGAAATAGAAAAAAAATATAATTTATTAAAGATAAATTATTTTGATATAAAAAATTATATTCATAAACATAAATTTCTTTTTCATAAAGAAAATTTAAGAAATCTTAGTTTTGTTATTATTAGATCTAAACCATCTTTAAACGATAAAAAAAATATGAAAAAAAAAATGAGTATTTTATTTAATAAATTGAAAAATACTCATAATGATTATGATTTAGTTGAAAATTATTCTGAAAAATCTTTTGATTCTCATTATTATTTTAAAAAAGATCTTCCTGTATTTTTACAAAATTTTGTTATTAAAAATAATAACATAGGGAATATATTGGGTCCTATAGAAAAAGATAATATTTATATTATTGCAAAAATAATAGGGAAAAAAAAAATATCTGAATCAGTTTTATCTAGTCATATTTTAATTTCTCATAAAGATGCTATACGGACATCTAATCATAGAACTAAAAAAGAAGCTGAAAAAATAGCTAAAAAATTATATAAATTTATTAAAAAAAATCCTGATAAATTTAATTCTTTAGTAAAAGAAAAATCAGAAGATATAATAAATGCAAAAAACCATAAAGGAAATTTAGGATGGTTAAGATATGAAGATCAAAAATATATTGGACCATTTAATATTTTTAATTCAGAAAAAAAACAAGGAATGATTCAATTAACTGAAACAAAATTTGGATATCATATTGTACGAATAGATAAAAAGAGTCCTCCTAATACTGCTTATAAATTTGCAGTTATTATAAAAACATTAAATACATCTAATAAAACGGAAAATTTTATAAATAAAAATGTTAAAAATTTTTTATTAGAAATTAAAAATTATACAATTAATACGTTTATTAATCAAGCAAGAAAAAAAAAATATGAAACTCTTTATTTAAGAACTATTAATAATAATCAATGGAAAATAGATGGATTAAATACAGATGTAGATAAAGAAATTATTAATTGGAGTTTTGAAAAAAAAAGAAAAGAAGGAGATAGTAATGTCTTTTATTCTTCAAATAAAGATTCTATTATTGTTTATCTTTCCAAAATTAAACAAAGAGGATTTAATATTGAAAAAATTAAAAATGATATTATTCCATTAATTAGAAGAAAAAAAATAGAAAAAATTTTATCTTATAAAAAGTTTAATTTTGAAAAATTAGAAAAAATAGCAAATTTTTTTTCTAAAAAAATAGAAAAAAATTATAAAATTAATTTTTATAATTCTATTATTAATCATGATAAAGAACCAAAAATTGTTGGATTTGCTTCTTCTTTTAAAACAGAAAAAACTTCTAAACCTTTATTAGGAAAAAAAGGAATTTTTTTTATTAAAGTATTAAAACATTCTTCTTATACTAAAAAACCTTCATATCTTTTTTATGAAATAGAAACATTAAATACTTTTTTAAGAAAAAATATATTAGAACTTGTAGGAAAAGTATTAATAAATAAATCTAGAATAGAAGATTATAGAAATATTAAAAAATTTTAA